Below is a genomic region from Flammeovirgaceae bacterium SG7u.111.
CGCCATTCTCAGAAAGCCCTTCTATAGTGGTGACGGGTCGGTTACCTACTTGGGAGACAGGAAGTGAGCAAGCCCGCATGGCGATTCCGCCGAGATGGATGGTGCAAGCACCGCACTGGGCTACCCCGCAACCGTATTTCGTACCCGGGAGGTTGAGGTTATCTCTCAATACCCAAAGCATCGGTGTACTCGGATCTACATCTACTTCATGGTTCTTTCCATTAATATTCAGATTAAATGTTGCCATAAGTCTTTGGTTAAGTTAATAAGTCTTGAATTCTAATTTACAAATTATTGGATTAGAATGAATTACACTTTTCAAAAATCATAAAAGATAAATCCTTAGCTTCCACTCAATTACTGAGAAAAGTCGCTTAATTCATTAACCGATATTCATTTGGGGTGTAACCAGTATTCTTTTTAAACATTCGGGTAAAGTGCTGAGGATATTTAAAACCAAGCTCATAGGCTATCTCACTTAAAGTTTTGTTGGTATCAAAAATTCGTTCTTTTGCCACATCAATCAGTTTTAGCTGGATAAATTCATGGGCCGATTTACCCGTTTCTTTTTTTATCAAATCACCGAAATAGTTTGGAGAAAGGTTCAGCTCGCTGGCGCAATAGGAAACCGAGGGCAAGCCAACGGTTTGTGGTTTGTCAGAAGAAAAGAAACTGTTGAGCAGCTGTTCAAACCTTTCTAAAACCCCTTTATTGGTATTTTCCCGTGTGATAAACTGGCGGTCATAAAACCTAATACAATAATTGAGAAACAGTTCGATATTATCGGCAATGAGCATTTTGCTGTGCTTGTCAACCGTATGCTCCAGTTCATAACTGATTTTTGAAAAGGAATCCATCACCAGTTGCTTTTCCCGCTCCGAAATATGCAGTGCCTCGTTTACATTGTAGCTAAAGAAACCATACTTATCAATATGTTGCCCTAAGGAAGTGCCCTTGATCAGGTCTGGGTGAAAAGCCACCCCATGGCCTTTGGGCTGGTATAAATCATCACTGCTGTCATCCGTACCATAAATTTGCCCCGGGGCAATGAACACCAATGTTCCTTCTTGGTAATCGTAGGTATTTTTCCCATACCTGAGGTCTCCGCACTTCACCTCTTTGAGTATGGCCAAATAGAACCCAAAATAAGTTCGCTTTAACCTCCTTGGGGCTGCCTTCGAAAAATCAAATACGCTCACCAAGGGATGGAGCGTCTCGTGATTATTAAATTTGTTGTATTGGTCTATGGTGTCAAACTTCAACATCTCAGTTCTTTATGGTTCTTGATAATTCTAATTTAAGTCTTTCTTTGTGTGATTCCATATAAAAGATCTTAGATCAGTGAATTTGGTAGGCAATACAGTAATCTGTATAAGTAGCCAGCAATGCTGTTACTATACCTTTGCAACAGCAGGCATTCATAAAAGCCTGTAATTCAATTCAAACTATAAAGGCTGAGAAATATGAAAAAGAGAATAATATTCCTGTCAATACTGGTACTTGTATCCCTTTCCAATTTGGTTGTTGCCCAAAGTGTAGAGCAAGAAATAAAAGAATTGTCCAAAAACAAATGGCAATGGATGGCAGACAAAGATGTGGACAAACTTGCCACCATTTTCCACGACAAGTCAAAATTTGTCCATATGAGCGGGTCTTGGAAAAAAGACAAAGAACTTGAGATTATTGAATCGGGAAGTATTTGGTACAAGAATGCTGAGGTTCATGATGTAGCTGTTGAATTAGTTGATGACACAGCCATTCTTTGGAATAGGATTACCTTACTGGCACATGTGAGGGGAAGCGATGTATCGAATGAATTTACGGTTACGGAAGTCTATAAAAAAGAAAAAGGCAGCTGGAAGTTGCTTGCCTTGACTTTTAGCAAGGTGCGGGACACCCATAGCATAACGCATTAGCGACACTGCCCTCATTCACTTCCAACAAACTCGCCCGAAGAAGGGATGAGGGTATAAGTTGTAGTGTCCGATACCGATGCCTCATCTCTACAAAAGTTGATGTTGTATACGTCAATCATGTTGCCCTCTATATAAGAGCTTGACCTTGCACAGCTTTCTGCTATTTCATCGTAGGCAATATGTAGGAAGTCAATTAGCTCCATGTCTTTGTTGTAGCTCACCAGTGTAGTGAACAGCTCGTGTTCGCTGGGCATAAAGCTAACGACTACGGTATGAAAATCGGCAGACAACTCCAGCCTGTTTCTAATCCATATTTCCCTAAGGGTGTTCATTTCATAAGGTAGGATTTTTTGAAGGCTTAAATCTGTGAACAATTCATCGGAGAGAAAAGGTCCTTCTGTAGAATTATCAAAATTAGTGGAGTCGGTATAGGGAAGAGATTGCAACACTAAGGACCTGACAAATTGCTCTACATGTGGGCTTTTCTTGGTTTCTACAACGGGTGCTGGGGTGGTTTTAGCAATTGGGGCAACTTTATTTGCCGTATCAGCAAGTTGTTCTCTTTCATCAGCCTCATGTTTGGCCTTCTCTGCAGGTGAGCAGGCACTGAACAATATAAAAAATGCAAGTGGGCGTAAGCAATACCGAAAAACGTTGTTCATGATTTCTTTTTTGTAATGAAATAGGTCTTCAAATGATCTGGGCAAAAATAGCAATGCTTTAATTTATATAAATATTTTATTTACAAGTGAAAAAACGAAGTATAAGGCAAAGTAAAGCATTTGTGAAGGCTGTGAGATTAACTTTGAAAAACATCAATATTTAATCATGCCAATTAGTTAGTTTTGCGCTTCATCTAAATTTAGTGTTTCCCCATGGACTTAGTAATTCAGATCTTAAAACTAATTTTTGTAGTTGCCCTACTCGGAGGCATTTTGTTCTTGGCCTTTCGCTTTTTTAAGAACTTGATCAACTGGAAACCTGGTGGAAAGAAATAACATTCTCTAGCTTTTACCTCCATTCATTTACATTTCTTCACAGCTTGGCAGCAATTTTGCACTTCACTTGCCGAGCCTGCATTTACCATTATCCTATTCAATCTTTCCAAAACCATTATTCAATTGGTTTTATAGCTACTTTCCATTACTAGCTCTCTGATATGTAACCAAATTAATCTTGTTATGAGAAATAGTTCTTTGATGTTTATCATCCTATTTACCACATTTAGTTTTATTACTACACGATCTATGGCACAAATCACCAATGTGGAGTTGAAAAATTCCTCAATTGTGATTTCACGAGCTCAACTTCACACTGTAACAGTAGCCGTTTGTGGTTCTTGCAAAGTTGCAGGCTACAATGGCGCCTATGTAGTAGTGTACAGCGGTCCCAAAGCTTTAATCTACAACCACGGCGGACAGGTAAGGGGTAAACTGCAATTGAGAAACAAAGGGAAAATTATTGAAGTAGGAAAGAAAGAAATATTAGTAGAAGACGCCCTAGGGTATTACCTTTACTACGACTTTACGGGGGCATTCCTCCGAAGAGCCAGAAAGAATTTATAATCCTTATTTATCCTACACGGAAAGGTCGGTATGAAAGCCGGCCTTTTTTTATGGAACGGAACTGCTATTGCCAGATTAATTGGCTGAAACTTGCAAAGGAAGAACCTTTGGTCATAAATTGCGATCCAAGTTTTTTCTAACCAACCAATGCAATGGAATTAGCAGAAATCTATCAACTTTTTAGCGCCTCCTCTGGCGTTTGCACCGATACCCGCAAAATCACCGATGGCTGTATCTTTTTTGCCCTCAAAGGAGCAAGTTTTAACGGCAATGCCTTTGCCAAAGACGCACTTGCCAAAGGGGCATCTTATGCGGTGGTGGACGAGGAACAATTCGCTGGGATTGAAAAAGCTATTTTAGTTGAAGATGTG
It encodes:
- a CDS encoding nuclear transport factor 2 family protein, yielding MKKRIIFLSILVLVSLSNLVVAQSVEQEIKELSKNKWQWMADKDVDKLATIFHDKSKFVHMSGSWKKDKELEIIESGSIWYKNAEVHDVAVELVDDTAILWNRITLLAHVRGSDVSNEFTVTEVYKKEKGSWKLLALTFSKVRDTHSITH
- a CDS encoding helix-turn-helix domain-containing protein, with the translated sequence MLKFDTIDQYNKFNNHETLHPLVSVFDFSKAAPRRLKRTYFGFYLAILKEVKCGDLRYGKNTYDYQEGTLVFIAPGQIYGTDDSSDDLYQPKGHGVAFHPDLIKGTSLGQHIDKYGFFSYNVNEALHISEREKQLVMDSFSKISYELEHTVDKHSKMLIADNIELFLNYCIRFYDRQFITRENTNKGVLERFEQLLNSFFSSDKPQTVGLPSVSYCASELNLSPNYFGDLIKKETGKSAHEFIQLKLIDVAKERIFDTNKTLSEIAYELGFKYPQHFTRMFKKNTGYTPNEYRLMN
- a CDS encoding (2Fe-2S)-binding protein, with the translated sequence MATFNLNINGKNHEVDVDPSTPMLWVLRDNLNLPGTKYGCGVAQCGACTIHLGGIAMRACSLPVSQVGNRPVTTIEGLSENGDHPLQKAWLEHDVPQCGYCQTGQIMNAAAFLKANPNPSDSEIEAAMNGNICRCGTYVRIKAAIKTAAASVS